The genomic DNA GCTTCCAAGCCAGCACCGTTGCGGCCAGCACAATTGCGCCGACCCCCTCCGACCCTTCGTGAGAGACTCACGCTGCACCGTGCCACCGATGTTGGCCGCTCCGGCCCAAGCACGGTGCTTTCTCTCCGTGTCGGAATGTCCCCGCCCCACCGCGCCCCCCACGCCCCACTGCGCCCCCCCGCCCCGCCCGGCCGCCCGAAGAATCTTCATTGGCGGAGCGGGGGCGGATGCCCCGGACACGCCTTGCTACAACAAGACAGGGGCCATGTCGCCCCGCGGCGTGCGCTCGGTCTCGTGAGGGTTGAGGGGGCGAGCAAGCCGAGAGGCGCGGCTGTACACTGTTTCGTCAGTATGGCACGATCAGGATGGGAGGGCTTGCATGGTCACCGTGTATGTCTGGAACCCGCTGGTTCTGACGAAAGCGCCGCTCGTGGGGCACGCATCGATGCATATCGGGCGTGAGTATGTCTCATGGTGGCCGGAGCAGGCGGGGCGCGTGTTCAACACCTCTCCCTACCGGCAACGGACGCTCGAGCAGGACATCGAGGCCGAGGCGAATCGGCAGCCGGACTATCGCATCGCGATTGACGGATTGGACACGGCGAGGATGCTCGACTGGTGGGCAAGTGTCGGCTTGCAGGCGAATGGGATGTTGCTGCACGGTCCTCTTCAGGCGTACGACCTGATCGAGCGGAACTGCTCAACCGTGGTCGCTGCGGGATTGCGGGTGGGTGGCGGCGATAAGCACGCGGCGTGGTGGAACTCGTGGAACATTGTCTGGACGCCGCGTGATGTGATGCGGTACGCCGAGGACATCCGCCGCTCTCTCCTCAAGGGGAGATGATCGAACCCGCGTGCCTTGTCGATCACTTTATAGGGAACGCCGCGAGTGACGGTGTGCTGTGTGATGCGTTGCTCTGCGGCTGAGTTGGCCTGCATGGCGTTCTGCCGTGCTACGTGCGTGGTCGGCTTTGCTGCGAGGGTGCTGATCGCGTCGTGGCGTCCGCCACGTGCGGCTGTGGGTGCGTTACAGTTCTGCCATGAGTTTCAACGCGCGTCTTGCTGAGCGGTTCGAGCGTATTGCCAAGATTCTCGAGTTGCTGGGCGAGGACAAGTTCAGGGTGAACGCTCACAGCCGTGCCGCACGGGCGGTTGAGGCGCAGACGATCGATCTCTCGACGATCGCGGGGGACAGGAAGGCGTTGACGGCGATTGAGGGGATCGGCCCGAAGATCGCGGAGAAGATCGCGGAGTTTGCGAGCAGCGGCCGGATCGCGGAGTTGGAGGAGGTTGAGGGGCGTGTGCCGCCCGGGTTGCTGGCGATCATGGAGATTCCGGGGCTGGGCCCGAAGACGGTCGCGATGATGTGGGAGAAGGCGGGTGTGGAGACGCTGGAGGATCTGAAGCGGATCATTGATGACGGGACGATCCTGACGCTGCCTCGGATGGGTGAGAAGAGCGTTGAGAAGATCAAGAAGTCCATGGCGTTTGTTGCGGAGGGGAACAAGCGGCTGGAGCTCGGGGTTGCGATGCCCCTTGCGGAGTTGATTGTTGCCGAGGTGGAGCGGTGGCCGGGCGTGGAGCGTGCGGCGTTTGCGGGGTCGCTGCGTCGGGGGAAGGAGACGATCGGCGATATTGACATTCTGGTTGCGACGAGCGACATGGCGGGGGCGAGCGAGCGATTCGCGAAGCTTCCCGGTGTGGTGCAGGTGTTGTCGAGCGGGGAGGGGAAGTCGTCGGTGCGGATGCGTGCGTCGGCGGATCTCGGGAGGTGGGGCGCTGATTCGGCGGGACCGACGGTGCAGGTCGATCTGCGCGTGATCCCGCTGGATCGCTGGGGCGCGGCGATGATGTATTTCACGGGCTCGAAGGAGCACAACATACGTCTGCGCGAGCGGGCGTTGAAGCGGGGGATGACGCTGACGGAGTGGGGGCTGTTTCCGAATGATGATGATCCGACGCCGCCTCATAAGCGGGGGATCGCGCCGATCGCGTCGAAAGCGGAGCGGGATGTGTTCGCGGCGTTGGAGTTGGCGGAGGTGCCTCCTGAGATCAGAGAGGATCGGGGCGAGATCGCGCTTGCGGAGCGAGAGTTTGCGGAGGGGAAGGGGAGCGGGCTGCCTCGGCTGATCGAGGTGGGGGATATCAGGGCCGAGTTGCACGCGCACACGACGGCGTCTGATGGGAAGATGTCGATCGTGGAGCTGGCTGGGGAGGCCAAGCGGCGCGGGTTCCACACGATCGCGGTGACGGACCACTCGAAGTCTTCGGCGGTGGCGGGTGGTTTGTCGCCCGAGCGGTTGCTCGAGCACATCGCGGCGATCCATCGAGCGCGGAAGGAAGTGGAGGGGATCACGATCCTTGCGGGTTCGGAGGTGGACATCCTGGCGGATGGAACGCTGGACTATGAGGATGAGCTGCTCGCGAAGCTCGACGTGGTGGTGGCGAGCTCGCACGCATCATTGAGTCAGGAGCCGGAGGTGGCGACGGCGCGTCTGGTGCGGGCGATCGAGCACCCGATGGTGCACATCCTCGGGCACCCGACGGGGCGGCTGCTGAACCGGAGGCCGGGGCTGGAACCGGATATGAGCACGATCTTTCGGGCGGCGAAGAAGCACGATGTTGCGCTGGAGATCAACGCGCACTGGCTGCGGCTGGATCTAAGGGACACTCACGTGAAGGGGGCGGTTGAGGCGGGGTGCCTGATCGCGATCGACTGCGATGTGCACGATCCGTCGGATTATGACAACCTGAGGTACGGGGTGGTGACGGCCAGGCGGGGGTGGGTGACGCCGGAGGTGTGCGTGAACGCCTGGGATGCGGCCCGGTTGCACGGATGGCTGAAGGGGAAGCGGTAAGCCGGAAAGGCCCTACACTCCGGGCATGTTTGAACGACTGAGCGAGAGTTTCCAGGGTCTGTACAAGCGTCTGTCCGGGCAGGACAAGATCACGGAGTCCAACGTCCGCGAGGCGATGGGCGATGTGCGCACCGCGCTGCTCGAGGCGGATGTGAGCGTCGAGGCCGTCGATGCGTTCACCTTGAAGGTGCTGGACGAGGCGATCGGCACGCAGGTGACCAAGTCCCTCGCCCCCGGCGAGGAGATGATCGGCATTGTGCATAAGCACCTGGTTTCGTTCCTCGGCGGCACGCCGGGCGCGAAGCCGGTTGCGCCGGGTGAGAGCAGCGATCCGGTGATGCGGATCTCGCCGGGGCCGGCGGTCGTGATGCTGTGCGGCCTGCAGGGCTCGGGCAAGACGACGACGGCGGGCAAGCTGGCCGGGTATCTCAAGAAGCGCGGGCGGAGCGTGATGCTGGTCGCGGCGGACCTTCAGCGCCCCGCGGCCGTCGAGCAGCTTGAGATCGTCGCCAAGCAGGTCGAGACCGAGCTGCCCGGTGGCTCGCAGGTCCACTTCTATGCCGAGCCGGACAAGTGCGCCGAGTACGGCAGGGCCGTGGGCGTGGCGGTGCAGATCTGCCAGCGGGCGATCCAGCAGGCGCGGAAGCTCGGCGTGGACACGGTGATCCTGGACACGGCCGGGCGATTGCACGTCAACGACGAGTTGATGGGAGAGTTGGCGCAGGTCTCGAAGGCGACGCAGCCGCACCACATTTTCCTTGTGGTCGACTCGATGTCGGGCCAGGATGCGCTGGTTTCGGCCAAGGCGTTCCACGCGAGACTGCCGGTTGACGGCATCGTGCTGACGAAGTTCGATTCGGACTCGCGGGGCGGCGCGGCGATCAGCGTCAAGCACGTGACGGGTGCATCGATCAAGCTGGTGGGCACGGGGGAGAAGCTCGACGCGATCGAGGAGTTCCACGCCGACCGCATGGCCGGGCGCATCCTCGGTATGGGCGACGTTGTTTCGCTCGTTGAGAAGGCGCAGCAGGAGGTCACGGAGGAGGAGGCCCAGAAACTCCAGGAGAAGATGGCCCGTGGTGAGATGACCATGGATGACTTCCTCAGCCAGTTGCGGACGCTGAAGAAGATGGGGCCGCTGAAGCAGTTGATGGGGCTGATCCCCGGCGTCGGACAGATGGTGAAGAACGCGGACGTGGACGAGTCGCGCCTGGGACGGATCGAGGCGATGATCTGCTCGATGACGAAGCAGGAGCGTCGGGACCCGTCGGTCTTGAACAACTCACGACGCAACCGGATCGCGCGGGGATCGGGCGTTCAGGTGCATGAGATCTCGGAAGTGGTGAAGCAGTTCGAGGGGATCAACCGCCTGACCAAGCAGATGGCGGCTCTCACACCGAGCGCGAAGGCGCAGGCCGTGCGCGCGATCGGGCGGGCCGGTGCGGGCGACATGGCGGCGTTGCAGTCGCTGCCGAGCATGCAGCGCGGCTCGACCCACACGCCGAGCGTGAAGAGCAAGTTCAAGAAGCGGAAGTGAGGTCGGAGGCAGGATGCACGAAGGCACGAAGGCACGAAGGCACGAAGGCACAGGGGCGGGTCGCGGCGGGCTTTAGTTGCTGATGGGCAGGAAGTCAGTTTCTTTGCCCTGGGCCCAGCGCTTGAAGCGGGGCCAGAAGAGTTCCTGCAGCAGGATCTTGATGCAGGCGGCGACGGGGATGGCGATGAGCAGGCCGTAGACACCGGCCAGCGCGCCGCCCGCGAGTGATGCGAAGAGGATGGTGGGGGTGTCCATGCCGGTGGACTTGCCCTGGATCGCTGGTGTGAGGACGTAATCGTCGAGGGCCTGGCCGGCGACGTAGAGGGCGATCGGCGCGCCGATCGTCCACCAGATCGCTTCCTGGAACTCGAACGCGTTGGGATGCAGGTAGAGAAGGATGATGGAGATGGGAACGCCGATGAGGGCGGCGTAGGGGATGATGGAGAGGAATGCGACGAGGGGGCCGAGGATGATCCATCCGGGCACGCCGATGAGCAGGTAGCCGACGGCGAAGACGACAGACTGGATCGCGGCGATGGTGAGCCGGCCTCGGACGAAGCCGCTGACGGCGGCGTTCATCTTCTGGCCGAGGTCGATGGCGCGGCCTTTCTTTCGTTCGGGGATGAGGTCTTTCCAGAACTCGAGGACCTTGCCGTAGCCGGTCGAGATGAAGAAGAAGAAGAAGCCGGTGATGAATGCCGTGAAGGCGATGTAGCCGACGGAGCCGACGGCGCGGAGTGCCGCGGAGAGGGCGTCGGAGCCGGTGCCGAGTGCGCGTTTGCCGACGGCGGCGCCGATGGCTTCGGAGTTGTCCTTTACCCAGCCGAGGATGAACTCGGCGACGCGGTATGTGCCGCGCCGGCCGCTCTCGGCGAAGGGGATGGCGATGCGTGGCGATTCGGCTGTGGTCTGGTCGAGGTCTTCGCTCGTGGCGTCGGGTTGATCGGGGGTTTGGGTGCCTTCGGGTTCGTTCGCGGCGCGCTTGCGGTTGACGTTGTCGTTGAGATCGGCGAGCCAGTGGCTGACGTTGCGCCAGCCGGGGCCGTCGAGGTTGTCGAACGCGGCCTGTCGGGACTCGGGGGTGTCGGCGCGGACGCTGTCCAAGAGGTTGCGGGAGTTGGCGGCGACGGATGTGGCGGCTCCGGCGACCTGGACGAACGCGACGGCGGACCCGATGACTGCGGGGACGATGACGAGGATGAGGGTGGCGACGATGAGTGAGGCGACGGCGGTCTGTCGCTTCATCCGGGTTCTGCGGGTGAGCCACCCGACGACGGGTTCGAGGAGGTAGGCGAGCAGGAGCGCGAGGAGAAGCGGGACCGTGACGATGCTCAGTTTGTGGCCGAGGTAGACGAGGCCGACGAGCAGGAGCACCACGAGCACATCGCGCACCGGCTGGATCTGCCAGATATGGTGCTTGCGCCAGTCGATGCCGGGAGAGCGCGAGTGGCCTGCGCTCTGATTTTGGTTTGGGTCGGGCATTTCAGAGGAGGATCGACCGCGCACGGGGGGGCGGCTTGACAGATCTGTGCCCAATCTGGGTGGCGGGGGCGGGGTTGAGCGATATCAGGTCGCTTCGGGGCCGGCGAAGGCCTCGTCGAACTCGTAGACGGATCTGAAGTCGTCGAGAGTGTCTTCGTCGGTCTTGCGCATGAGGCCGACGTCGATCATGCCGAAGACGATGCGGCCGAAGTCGTCGGTGCGGCGGATGCCCCAGCGATCGAGGACGACGCGGGCGAGGCCTCCGAACTGGACGACGGCGTAGTCGCGGAGGCCCATGCAGAGCTGCTGGCCGGAGACGTGGCGGCTCTCGTCTTCGAGATCGCCGGACATGCCCGACTCGCCGTGGATGAGGCGGACAGTGTGGGCGAGACCTTCGCGCACGAACTGGAACGCATCCGGCGGGTAAGGGCCTGCCTTCTCTTGCACACGCTTCCAATCAACGAGGGCTTGTTCGGACACGTCGCTTGACTCCACGCTCGTTCCGCGGCGGGTGTGCCGCGTGCTGTAGATGCTAGACCTCTCGGCGGCGATGGGCTTCTTCGCGGGAGCGGCTCACCGACGGGGAGTTGCTGATCCAGAACCGGAGTGGTGCGGATGTCCACGCACCCTTGTCGCCGATACCTATTCGAGGTCCCTTCGAGACCTGCTCGGGAGATATCGGCAACCTTGACGGAATCTCAACACAGAGTCGGTTGTCCGTCACGAGGTCGATGCCATCGAGGGATCGATCGATGTTGAGCGACTTGCAGAGGTTGCCGGGTCCCCGGCAGAGGTGGTGGTCGGGGATGGGGGCTTTGCGTGTGTGTCGGGGGTTGTGGCGGTGAGCGCGCATGATCGGGATTCCGTCGAGCGGCTCGAGGGATCTGAGCAGGACGGCGACGGGCTCGCCGGGAGAGCCGCACACGATGTTGGCGCAGTGGTGCATGCCGTATGTGAAGTAGACGTAGAGGACGCCCGGCGGGGCGTACATGGACTCGTTCCTGGGCGAGCGGTGGGCGCGGTATGCGTGTGAGGCGCGATCGTGGATGCCGATGTAGGCCTCGGTCTCGACGATGCGTGCACGGAGTGTGGAGCCGTCTTCGAGCGTTCTCACGAGGATCGTGCCGAGGAGCGCGGGGGCGAGCGACTCGGCGTCTTGCGAGAAGAATCGGCGCGGATCGGCTTGGGGCATGTGGTCTGACCGATCGTGGAGATCAGAAGCCGATGATGAACCGGGCGAAGAGCCCTTCGTCCATCATGGTGTTGAAGTCTTCGCTGGGGAGGCCTGTGCGGATGAGATCGAAGCCGAGCGACATGCCGGCGTTGGCTCCGAGCATGAAGTATGCCTCGGCTGAGAGGGTGGTGTAGCGGCGATCCTCTGTGAAGGCGCGCCCGACACCGTCTGCGCGGAAGTAGACACCCCGGCTGATCTCGAGGTTCGTGAGGATGAAGTGTGACTCGGAGTGGTCGCCGGGGTTGTTGGTGGCGACGTGAATGTTTGTGCGGTCGGAGAAGATGGGTTCGAGTTGGGCGTCGTATCCGTATCCGGCTCGAGAGCGCCTTGCGAGGGCTGAGAGAAGGTCGCCGTCTTCGTCTGCGTTGATGGAGTTGAGGAGGGAGGTTGTGCGCCCGAGTTCGGAGTAGGAGGTGCCGAATGAGACGCGGATCGGGTTGCCATCATCGCCGGCGTTGAGTTGAGGGGAGAAGGGCTCGGCGGGTTTGGCGGGCTGGTCGTCGGGACGACCGGTCACGGGTTGCAGCCCGACTTTGGGAGATGAGGCAGGGGGCGGTTCTGCGACGGGATGTGGGGGCTCCGGCTGGAGCGAGGCCAGGGAGAGGAGGCATCCGGCGAGTATGGCGAGCGTGAGTTCGATCATCACGCGGCCTCCGTTGCCGCGGCGGGTGTGCGCGGCTGCTGCGCCTGGGTCGTTGGGTAGCGGGGAATCAGCTTCCCAGCCCACTCAATACCTTCGGCATAAACCGGGCGTCTTCCATCAGATACAGGCCAACAAGCCACTCGCCGACGAGGTACGGCTCAACCTTGAAGGTGCCTTGTACTGCGCCGGTCGTGGCGAACTTTCCGTCATCGACGACTGGTTGGGCGAGGCGGACTTCGACGGCGTCGTAGGGGGTGGGCGGGACGCCGATGCAGCATCCATCCCACTGGTTGAGCATGGAGAGAAGTTCGCGGGGCTGCTCGATGGCGAGGGGGAAGCAGACGAAGCCGTCGATCATGACCTGCTTGTCGGCGAGCATCATGACACGACCGGGGAGTGTGGTTTTCTTGGAACGAGGATCGAACTCCTCGTGGGCGGAGACCAGCATGTCCCAGGTGATGATGTAGGGCTTTTCCTTGGTGCCTTCACCTTTGACGATGAACTTGTCATCGACGAGGAGCGAGCCGTCTTCCTGCTTGACGATCTTGGCCTCGGTCTGGGGATACTTCGGTGCTTCGCCGGCCGCGGCTTGCGCGGGTTGCTGGGAAGCGAGCAGGGACTCTGGAGCACCGAGGATGGAGGCGGCGACGAGCAGGGCTCCGATGCGTCCGAGCGACTTGGTCGAGCGGATGCGGATGCCGGTTCGTGGGGCCATGTGTTGATCTCCGTTGCAGTCACTGCGGCGGGGCTGGACGAATCTGTCGGGTTTGCCTTGAACGGGCTGCCTGATGTGGCTTTCTGGAAGGAGTACCGCGACTCAGGCGATGGGCTTCAGATTCTTGGCGACCGGGGTTCGATACGCCATGATCGCAGGAATGATCCCGGCGAGCATGGCCAGGAGGGTGGTTCCCCCCAGAACAAGCCCTGTTGGACGTAGGGGAAGTGTTGGGTCCAGGAAGATCCCTAGTTGGGCCTTGAGGGTCGCGGCTCCGGCTTGGCCACCGATGAGACTGACGGCGAGTCCGAGGATGCAGCCGAGGATGCCGAGCAGCGCGGACTCGGCGAGAATAAGCCGGAGGATGCGGGTGCGGCTGGAGCCGAGGACGCGGAGGACGGCGATCTGGCGTCGGCGCTGTTCCATGGAGTTGTAGAGCGCGAGCGTGATGGAGATGCCGCTTGAGATGATGACGACGACGGCCATGGCGATGAAGACTTTGTCGATGTTGGAGACGATGGAGAAGAGGCGATCGATCTCGGTCTTGGGCATGGCGACGGTGATGGTGGGGTCGGCGCGGAGGCGGTAGGCGGTTGAAGGGATGGCGGCGGAGACATCCGAGCCGGGGCGTGTGGCGACGCGGGCGAAGACTCCGGTGATCTTGCGGTCGGCGTCGGTGAGGTCTTCGACGGTTGTGGTCTGGGTGTCGGCGGCGTCGCGTTTGCGTCGGTCATGGGCGTGGATGATCCACGTGCTGTCGAGATCGGTGAAGAGGGCGCGATCGTGTGCGGAGCCGGTGGGGGCGAGGATGCCGACGATGGTGTACTTGAAGTCGGTGTGAACGTGGGGCTGCATCGCGTTGGGATCGCCGAGTTGGCGTGAGGAGGCGATGCCGTGGGTGAGGAAGATGGAATCACCGAGCTTTAAGCCGCTGGACTTGGCGACGGTCGAGCCGAGAACGACCTCGAAGGCCTTCTCGAAGGCGCGGCCTTCGACGAAGGACCACGGTTCTTTGTCGTTGGGCTCGAACTTGGAGAAGAACTCCGGCGTGGAGGCGAGGACGGGGAAGCCGAGGTAGGAGTCGCCCTGTTGGACGGGGATGAAGAACTCCCAGGGTGCGGAGCGGACGAGTTGTCCGTACTTGGTCCACTCGATGGGGCGTGCGGGGGGATTGGCGTAGAAGACGCCGTTCAGGACCGAGACGAGCGGGGAGGAATCCGCGGAGACGAGGAGGTGCATGTTGCCCGTTCCTCGGCTGAAGGCGTTGCGCGTGGCGTCCTTCAGGGCGAGGAGTGTGAGCATGAGCGCGACGGCGACGCCGACCATGAGGATGGTGGTGACGGTCGAGAAGAGTCGGACTTTCATGCTGCGGCGGACGATGGTGAGGTCGGTGATGGCCATGTTCAGCGACCTCCTGCGTTGGTGAGGGTTGGTGCGTCGGCGAGTTGGTCGAGGGACTCGCGTCGCGTGAAGCGTTCGGCGGTGCGGGGGTCGTGGCTGGTGCAGAGAAGGGCGGCGTTGCGCTCGCGGCACGCGTTCTGGATGAGGTCCATCGCGGCGGCGGCGTTCTCGGGGTCGAGGGAGGCGGTCGGCTCGTCGGCGAGGACGAGGACGGGGTCGCAGGCGAGAGCGCGGGCGACGGCGACGCGCTGCTGCTGGCCGAGGGAGAGCTGATCGGGTTCGGCGTGGATGCGCTCGATGCCGAGGGTGTTCAGGAGCTTGGCGGCGCGGTCGCGATGCTCACGCTTTGGGATGGGGCTGAAGATCATGGGGGCCATGACGTTCTCGAGCGCGGAGAAGCCGGCGAGGAGGTTGAAGGTCTGGAAGATCATGCCGATCTTAGAGCCGCGGTAGAGATCGCGCTTCGCGGCACGGAGCGAGTGGATGGGGGTTCCGTCGATTTCGACTGAGC from Phycisphaeraceae bacterium includes the following:
- the polX gene encoding DNA polymerase/3'-5' exonuclease PolX; translated protein: MSFNARLAERFERIAKILELLGEDKFRVNAHSRAARAVEAQTIDLSTIAGDRKALTAIEGIGPKIAEKIAEFASSGRIAELEEVEGRVPPGLLAIMEIPGLGPKTVAMMWEKAGVETLEDLKRIIDDGTILTLPRMGEKSVEKIKKSMAFVAEGNKRLELGVAMPLAELIVAEVERWPGVERAAFAGSLRRGKETIGDIDILVATSDMAGASERFAKLPGVVQVLSSGEGKSSVRMRASADLGRWGADSAGPTVQVDLRVIPLDRWGAAMMYFTGSKEHNIRLRERALKRGMTLTEWGLFPNDDDPTPPHKRGIAPIASKAERDVFAALELAEVPPEIREDRGEIALAEREFAEGKGSGLPRLIEVGDIRAELHAHTTASDGKMSIVELAGEAKRRGFHTIAVTDHSKSSAVAGGLSPERLLEHIAAIHRARKEVEGITILAGSEVDILADGTLDYEDELLAKLDVVVASSHASLSQEPEVATARLVRAIEHPMVHILGHPTGRLLNRRPGLEPDMSTIFRAAKKHDVALEINAHWLRLDLRDTHVKGAVEAGCLIAIDCDVHDPSDYDNLRYGVVTARRGWVTPEVCVNAWDAARLHGWLKGKR
- the ffh gene encoding signal recognition particle protein, which encodes MFERLSESFQGLYKRLSGQDKITESNVREAMGDVRTALLEADVSVEAVDAFTLKVLDEAIGTQVTKSLAPGEEMIGIVHKHLVSFLGGTPGAKPVAPGESSDPVMRISPGPAVVMLCGLQGSGKTTTAGKLAGYLKKRGRSVMLVAADLQRPAAVEQLEIVAKQVETELPGGSQVHFYAEPDKCAEYGRAVGVAVQICQRAIQQARKLGVDTVILDTAGRLHVNDELMGELAQVSKATQPHHIFLVVDSMSGQDALVSAKAFHARLPVDGIVLTKFDSDSRGGAAISVKHVTGASIKLVGTGEKLDAIEEFHADRMAGRILGMGDVVSLVEKAQQEVTEEEAQKLQEKMARGEMTMDDFLSQLRTLKKMGPLKQLMGLIPGVGQMVKNADVDESRLGRIEAMICSMTKQERRDPSVLNNSRRNRIARGSGVQVHEISEVVKQFEGINRLTKQMAALTPSAKAQAVRAIGRAGAGDMAALQSLPSMQRGSTHTPSVKSKFKKRK
- a CDS encoding AI-2E family transporter, with product MPDPNQNQSAGHSRSPGIDWRKHHIWQIQPVRDVLVVLLLVGLVYLGHKLSIVTVPLLLALLLAYLLEPVVGWLTRRTRMKRQTAVASLIVATLILVIVPAVIGSAVAFVQVAGAATSVAANSRNLLDSVRADTPESRQAAFDNLDGPGWRNVSHWLADLNDNVNRKRAANEPEGTQTPDQPDATSEDLDQTTAESPRIAIPFAESGRRGTYRVAEFILGWVKDNSEAIGAAVGKRALGTGSDALSAALRAVGSVGYIAFTAFITGFFFFFISTGYGKVLEFWKDLIPERKKGRAIDLGQKMNAAVSGFVRGRLTIAAIQSVVFAVGYLLIGVPGWIILGPLVAFLSIIPYAALIGVPISIILLYLHPNAFEFQEAIWWTIGAPIALYVAGQALDDYVLTPAIQGKSTGMDTPTILFASLAGGALAGVYGLLIAIPVAACIKILLQELFWPRFKRWAQGKETDFLPISN
- a CDS encoding DNA-3-methyladenine glycosylase, with amino-acid sequence MPQADPRRFFSQDAESLAPALLGTILVRTLEDGSTLRARIVETEAYIGIHDRASHAYRAHRSPRNESMYAPPGVLYVYFTYGMHHCANIVCGSPGEPVAVLLRSLEPLDGIPIMRAHRHNPRHTRKAPIPDHHLCRGPGNLCKSLNIDRSLDGIDLVTDNRLCVEIPSRLPISPEQVSKGPRIGIGDKGAWTSAPLRFWISNSPSVSRSREEAHRRREV
- a CDS encoding DUF3299 domain-containing protein — encoded protein: MAPRTGIRIRSTKSLGRIGALLVAASILGAPESLLASQQPAQAAAGEAPKYPQTEAKIVKQEDGSLLVDDKFIVKGEGTKEKPYIITWDMLVSAHEEFDPRSKKTTLPGRVMMLADKQVMIDGFVCFPLAIEQPRELLSMLNQWDGCCIGVPPTPYDAVEVRLAQPVVDDGKFATTGAVQGTFKVEPYLVGEWLVGLYLMEDARFMPKVLSGLGS
- a CDS encoding FtsX-like permease family protein, producing MAITDLTIVRRSMKVRLFSTVTTILMVGVAVALMLTLLALKDATRNAFSRGTGNMHLLVSADSSPLVSVLNGVFYANPPARPIEWTKYGQLVRSAPWEFFIPVQQGDSYLGFPVLASTPEFFSKFEPNDKEPWSFVEGRAFEKAFEVVLGSTVAKSSGLKLGDSIFLTHGIASSRQLGDPNAMQPHVHTDFKYTIVGILAPTGSAHDRALFTDLDSTWIIHAHDRRKRDAADTQTTTVEDLTDADRKITGVFARVATRPGSDVSAAIPSTAYRLRADPTITVAMPKTEIDRLFSIVSNIDKVFIAMAVVVIISSGISITLALYNSMEQRRRQIAVLRVLGSSRTRILRLILAESALLGILGCILGLAVSLIGGQAGAATLKAQLGIFLDPTLPLRPTGLVLGGTTLLAMLAGIIPAIMAYRTPVAKNLKPIA
- a CDS encoding ABC transporter ATP-binding protein, with protein sequence MPDALRITDLSFTYPGAPDPVVRVRSLTLAQGEQILLTGSSGRGKSTLLQLIAGLLDPSNGSVEIDGTPIHSLRAAKRDLYRGSKIGMIFQTFNLLAGFSALENVMAPMIFSPIPKREHRDRAAKLLNTLGIERIHAEPDQLSLGQQQRVAVARALACDPVLVLADEPTASLDPENAAAAMDLIQNACRERNAALLCTSHDPRTAERFTRRESLDQLADAPTLTNAGGR